The Henckelia pumila isolate YLH828 chromosome 2, ASM3356847v2, whole genome shotgun sequence genome includes a window with the following:
- the LOC140881653 gene encoding uncharacterized protein, whose protein sequence is MAELAAAAEVYAPRTIQVWRTLLNWMAFFFQIFTQILRGTPSFSQVLSYVGLRHGSLLSSAPHAPAQFKPLPAVELSEYEAEVEEGTSVQSNAGEGRMFDAPPLRKLKVVLDLDETLVCAYETSSLPAMLRSQATEAGLKWFELECISSDKEFDGKPKINHVTVFERPGLKEFLDQLSEFAELVLFTAGLEGYARPLVDRIDADNRFSGRLYRPSTISTEYREHVKDLSCLSKDLCRTVIVDNNPFSFLLQPLNGIPCIPFSAGQPKDEQLLEVILPLLRDLSLQKDVRPILYERFHMPEWFLKHGIPTSGWPNTG, encoded by the exons atggcggAGCTGGCGGCGGCGGCTGAAGTCTACGCGCCTCGGACGATACAGGTGTGGAGGACGTTGCTGAACTGGATGGCCTTTTTCTTCCAGATCTTCACGCAGATCCTGCGTGGTACGCCCTCGTTTTCGCAGGTTTTGTCTTACGTTGGCCTGCGCCATGGCTCGTTACTCTCTTCTGCGCCACACGCGCCGGCGCAATTCAAGCCTCTTCCGGCGGTGGAGCTTTCGGAGTATGAAGCAGAGGTGGAAGAGGGGACTTCGGTGCAATCCAACGCTGGAGAAGGGAGGATGTTTGATGCTCCGCCTTTGAGGAAGTTGAAG GTGGTTCTTGATTTGGATGAAACTCTAGTATGTGCATACGAGACATCAAGTTTACCAGCTATGCTACGTAGTCAAGCCACCGAAGCTGGTTTAAAGTGGTTTGAACTAGAATGTATCTCTTCTGATAAG GAATTTGATGGAAAACCTAAGATCAACCACGTGACAGTATTTGAACGTCCAGGATTGAAAGAATTTCTAGACCAACTTAGCGAATTTGCGGAACTTGTGTTATTTACTGCCGGGCTTGAAG GATATGCCAGACCTCTTGTTGATAGAATAGATGCCGACAATCGATTCAGTGGTAGACTTTATCGGCCTTCAACAATTAGCAC GGAATATCGTGAGCATGTAAAAGATCTATCTTGCTTATCAAAAGATTTGTGCAGAACTGTTATTGTTGACAACAACCCATTTAGCTTCTTGTTGCAACCACTAAACGGAATTCCGTGCATTCCCTTTTCTGCTGGACAACCGAAGGATGAACAG CTTTTGGAGGTTATACTTCCACTTCTCAGGGACCTTTCTTTACAGAAGGACGTAAGACCCATTCTCTACGAAAGATTCCATATGCCTGAATGGTTCCTAAAGCATGGAATCCCGACTTCGGGGTGGCCAAACACTGGATAA
- the LOC140882143 gene encoding putative serine/threonine-protein kinase-like protein CCR3, which yields MKTPFSAVVGAVFLLFAAVSITPPLAEALGGSSSTLAVVYGSATTICSIVAQQPVQKIQCWRDGLLLPPILPTTSFERVAGGRDTLCGVLSGGLRLLCWDTTTFSLKRIYNSSTTSLTSLTIGDAEICALTNVTAPENAICWRPYRVPSSGNSRFSIISSGYDFSCGILEDNNRVLCWGNNNFSSFIQSEFSNLSMTNIQVGGRHACGIDDSGFLVCKGNNDTGQLNVPSDVANEYRSLALGENHSCAITRLNRTVICWGGNGGFSSNITDGISFESIVASSNFSCGLTTSNFSVICWGMGWPNSSGIELPLQKSLPWPCVETSCQCNVYPDSSTLCSGNGHICRPCDDPDLIPETPPPVLPPPPVSISPPSSPSRGLRRGLLALAIVGLVGGLVGICTVAYCLWTGVCFGKKKIHNSVQPTMTVANAAQQSSSTPSSRSSTLRRQSSILMRRQRSGTSSKQPDRAEEFSFSELVSATDDFALENKIGGGSFGGVYKGKLHDGREVAVKRGNTGSKEKKFQEKESAFESELVFLSRLHHKHLVGLIGYCEERDERLLVYEYMKNGSLHDHLHGKSNVVKSSSVVNSWKMRIKISLDAARGIEYLHNYAVPPIIHRDIKSSNILLDANFMARVSDFGLSLNGPENDREFRPMKAAGTIGYIDPEYYGLNILTAKSDVYGLGVMLLELLTGKKAIFKNAENGGSPISLVDYTVPMIKAGELAEILDSRVGPPEMYESEAVELMANTALHCVPLEGKDRLTMSDVVVNLERALALCDDSLISRGSFSSDPISILSD from the coding sequence ATGAAGACTCCGTTTTCAGCCGTCGTCGGTGCCGTATTTCTCCTATTTGCCGCCGTCTCCATTACGCCGCCATTAGCCGAAGCCCTCGGAGGCTCTAGCTCCACACTCGCAGTAGTGTACGGCTCCGCCACCACTATCTGCAGCATAGTGGCGCAGCAACCTGTCCAAAAAATTCAATGCTGGCGGGACGGCTTGCTTCTCCCGCCCATCCTTCCCACCACCTCATTCGAACGAGTCGCCGGTGGCCGAGACACCCTTTGCGGTGTTCTCTCCGGCGGCCTCAGACTCCTGTGCTGGGACACAACCACCTTCTCTTTAAAAAGAATTTACAACAGCTCCACAACTTCATTGACTTCTCTGACAATTGGTGACGCAGAAATTTGTGCGTTAACCAATGTTACTGCTCCGGAAAACGCCATTTGCTGGAGACCATATCGTGTTCCTTCATCTGGGAATTCACGATTCAGCATTATTTCGTCtggttatgatttttcttgcggAATTTTGGAGGATAACAATCGGGTTCTTTGTTGGGGGAATAACAACTTTTCTTCTTTTATACAATCGGAGTTTTCAAATTTATCGATGACAAATATTCAGGTTGGTGGAAGACATGCTTGTGGCATAGATGATTCAGGATTTTTAGTTTGCAAAGGGAATAATGATACAGGTCAATTGAATGTGCCATCGGATGTTGCAAACGAGTACAGGTCACTAGCTTTAGGCGAAAATCACAGCTGTGCAATCAcaagattgaacagaacagtgATTTGTTGGGGTGGAAATGGCGGATTTTCGAGCAATATTACGGATGGAATTTCGTTTGAATCCATTGTTGCAAGCTCGAATTTTTCTTGTGGATTGACAACAAGCAATTTTTCAGTAATTTGTTGGGGTATGGGTTGGCCAAATTCTTCAGGGATTGAGTTGCCTTTACAAAAGTCACTTCCGTGGCCATGTGTTGAGACTTCTTGTCAATGTAATGTATATCCTGACTCGTCAACACTTTGTTCTGGAAATGGACATATTTGTCGGCCTTGTGATGATCCCGATTTGATTCCGGAAACCCCGCCACCAGTTCTTCCACCACCGCCAGTTAGTATTTCTCCCCCTTCTTCCCCTTCTAGAGGGCTTAGAAGGGGTTTACTGGCTTTAGCAATAGTTGGATTGGTAGGTGGATTGGTGGGTATTTGTACGGTGGCATATTGTTTGTGGACCGGTGTTTGTTTTGGGAAGAAAAAGATTCATAATTCTGTGCAGCCAACAATGACCGTAGCTAACGCTGCTCAACAATCTAGTAGTACCCCATCTTCAAGATCATCTACTCTTAGGCGCCAAAGCTCGATTCTCATGAGGCGACAAAGGAGCGGAACTTCATCGAAACAACCAGACAGAGCGGAAGAATTCTCGTTTTCAGAGCTTGTATCGGCTACCGATGATTTTGCCTTAGAGAACAAGATTGGTGGAGGGAGTTTTGGCGGTGTATATAAAGGGAAACTCCATGATGGCCGTGAAGTTGCTGTCAAAAGAGGCAATACAGGTTCGAAGGAAAAGAAGTTTCAAGAGAAAGAGAGCGCGTTTGAATCCGAATTGGTGTTCTTGTCACGGCTACATCACAAGCATTTGGTTGGTCTAATTGGGTATTGTGAAGAAAGGGATGAAAGGCTGTTAGTTTATGAGTATATGAAGAATGGATCGCTTCATGATCATTTACATGGCAAGAGCAATGTCGTAAAGAGTAGCAGTGTGGTGAATTCTTGGAAAATGAGAATCAAGATTTCACTAGATGCAGCTCGTGGCATAGAGTACCTCCACAATTACGCAGTTCCACCGATAATTCATCGAGACATCAAGTCTTCAAACATTTTGCTCGATGCAAATTTCATGGCAAGAGTGTCTGATTTCGGATTGTCCCTAAACGGGCCAGAAAATGATCGTGAGTTCAGACCGATGAAAGCAGCCGGTACCATAGGATACATTGATCCTGAATATTATGGACTCAATATATTAACAGCGAAGAGTGACGTTTATGGTCTTGGAGTCATGTTGTTAGAACTTTTGACAGGGAAGAAGGCTATATTCAAGAATGCTGAAAATGGAGGTTCCCCAATCAGTTTGGTGGACTACACAGTGCCGATGATCAAGGCCGGAGAATTGGCCGAGATTTTGGACTCAAGGGTTGGTCCACCTGAGATGTACGAGTCCGAGGCTGTGGAGCTCATGGCGAACACGGCGCTGCATTGTGTGCCTTTAGAAGGCAAGGATAGGCTTACGATGAGTGATGTTGTTGTGAATTTGGAAAGAGCCTTGGCCCTCTGTGACGATAGCCTTATTAGCCGTGGCAGCTTCTCCAGTGATCCAATCTCCATCCTTTCGGATTGA